From Microbacterium sp. YJN-G, a single genomic window includes:
- the purL gene encoding phosphoribosylformylglycinamidine synthase subunit PurL, giving the protein MTAASHTHIPDSVENAVATPEKEQPYGALGLKDDEYARIKEILGRRPTSGELAMYSVMWSEHCSYKSSKQYLRRFGQKVSDEMRERLMVGMGQNAGVVDVGEGWAVTFKAESHNHPSFIEPFQGAATGVGGIVRDIISMGARPVAVMDALRFGAIDHPDTPRVVHGVTAGISFYGNCLGLPNIGGETVFDSVYQANPLVNALAVGVLRHEDLKLANATGVGNKVVLFGARTGGDGIGGASILASDSFDDGGPTKRPAVQVGDPFAEKVLIECCLELYRDELVEAIQDLGAAGISCATSELAANGNSGMHVSLDNVLLRDPTLTAEEILMSESQERMMAIVAPEKLDAFMEVVNKWEVETSVLGEVTGDGRLVIDWQGERIVDVDPSTVAVDGPVYDRPVAYPTWIDALQADAAELLPRTNEPAELRTQFLKLLGSPNLADTSWITNQYDYYVGGNTALAFPDDAGMMRVDEESGLGFSIATDANGRYCQLDPYAGAQLALAEAYRNVAVTGAVPTAITDCLNFGSPENPEVMWQFGQTVDGLADGCYELGTPVTGGNVSFYNQTGDVPIHPTPLVGVMGIIDDVSRRIPSGWQDEGQNIYLLGTTSTELSGSAWADVIHNHLGGRPPAVDLAGEKRLAGLISAARDEWLISSAHDLSEGGLAQALAEGVMRFGVGARVWLTELMERDGVDAASALFSESTGRVIVTVPREDDVKFRGLCEGRGYPVLRIGVTDSEPALEVQDVFTVTAAELRETSQATLPAVFGPTVSEPVA; this is encoded by the coding sequence TCGGCCAGAAGGTCAGCGACGAGATGCGTGAGCGCCTCATGGTCGGCATGGGCCAGAACGCCGGCGTCGTCGACGTCGGCGAGGGCTGGGCCGTCACCTTCAAGGCCGAGAGCCACAACCACCCGTCGTTCATCGAGCCGTTCCAGGGCGCCGCGACCGGCGTCGGCGGCATCGTCCGCGACATCATCTCGATGGGCGCGCGCCCCGTCGCGGTCATGGACGCCCTGCGCTTCGGCGCGATCGACCACCCCGACACCCCGCGCGTCGTGCACGGCGTGACCGCCGGCATCAGCTTCTACGGCAACTGCCTGGGCCTTCCGAACATCGGCGGCGAGACGGTGTTCGACTCGGTCTACCAGGCCAACCCGCTCGTCAACGCGCTCGCGGTCGGCGTCCTGCGCCACGAGGACCTCAAGCTCGCCAACGCCACCGGCGTCGGCAACAAGGTCGTGCTGTTCGGCGCCCGCACGGGCGGCGACGGCATCGGCGGCGCCAGCATCCTGGCATCCGATTCGTTCGACGACGGCGGACCCACCAAGCGCCCCGCGGTGCAGGTCGGCGACCCGTTCGCCGAGAAGGTGCTCATCGAGTGCTGCCTCGAGCTGTACCGCGACGAGCTCGTCGAGGCCATCCAGGACCTCGGTGCCGCAGGCATCTCGTGTGCGACCAGCGAGCTGGCCGCCAACGGCAACAGCGGCATGCACGTCTCGCTCGACAACGTGCTGCTGCGCGACCCCACCCTGACCGCTGAGGAGATCCTTATGTCGGAGTCGCAGGAGCGCATGATGGCCATCGTCGCCCCCGAGAAGCTCGATGCGTTCATGGAAGTCGTGAACAAGTGGGAGGTCGAGACCAGCGTGCTCGGCGAGGTCACCGGAGACGGCCGCCTCGTCATCGACTGGCAGGGCGAGCGCATCGTCGACGTCGACCCGTCGACGGTCGCCGTCGACGGCCCGGTCTACGACCGTCCGGTCGCCTACCCGACGTGGATCGACGCACTGCAGGCGGATGCTGCGGAGCTGCTGCCCCGCACGAACGAGCCGGCTGAGCTGCGCACGCAGTTCCTGAAGCTGCTCGGCTCGCCGAACCTGGCCGACACGAGCTGGATCACCAACCAGTACGACTACTACGTCGGCGGCAACACCGCCCTCGCCTTCCCCGACGACGCCGGCATGATGCGCGTCGACGAGGAGTCGGGCCTGGGCTTCTCGATCGCCACCGACGCCAACGGCCGCTACTGCCAGCTCGACCCGTACGCGGGCGCGCAGCTGGCCCTCGCCGAGGCGTACCGCAACGTCGCCGTCACCGGCGCCGTGCCCACCGCGATCACCGACTGCCTGAACTTCGGCTCGCCCGAGAACCCCGAGGTCATGTGGCAGTTCGGGCAGACCGTCGACGGTCTGGCAGACGGATGCTATGAGCTGGGCACCCCGGTCACAGGCGGAAACGTGTCGTTCTACAACCAGACCGGCGACGTGCCGATCCACCCGACGCCGCTGGTGGGCGTGATGGGCATCATCGACGACGTCTCGCGCCGCATCCCGTCGGGATGGCAGGACGAGGGGCAGAACATCTACCTGCTCGGCACCACCTCGACCGAGCTGTCGGGTTCGGCCTGGGCGGATGTCATCCACAACCATCTGGGCGGACGTCCGCCGGCCGTCGACCTGGCCGGGGAGAAGCGCCTCGCCGGGCTGATCAGCGCGGCGCGTGACGAGTGGCTGATCTCGTCGGCGCACGACCTGTCCGAGGGTGGCCTGGCGCAGGCCCTCGCCGAGGGCGTCATGCGCTTCGGCGTCGGCGCCCGTGTGTGGCTGACCGAGCTCATGGAGCGCGACGGCGTGGATGCGGCATCCGCCCTGTTCTCGGAGTCGACCGGACGCGTCATCGTGACCGTTCCGCGCGAGGATGACGTGAAGTTCCGCGGTCTGTGCGAGGGACGTGGCTACCCGGTGCTGCGCATCGGCGTCACCGATTCGGAGCCGGCGCTCGAGGTGCAGGACGTGTTCACCGTCACCGCCGCCGAGCTGCGCGAGACCTCGCAGGCGACGCTGCCGGCCGTGTTCGGCCCGACCGTCTCCGAGCCGGTCGCGTGA
- a CDS encoding metal-sensitive transcriptional regulator: protein MSASDAEIRKVVNRLKRARGQLSAVIDAMESDADCRDVVIQLAAVGKAIDRAGFAVVSTALRKCVNGETDADGEQSITVPELEKLFLTLA from the coding sequence ATGAGCGCGTCGGATGCCGAGATCCGCAAGGTGGTGAACCGTCTCAAGCGCGCCCGCGGGCAGCTGAGCGCGGTCATCGATGCGATGGAGTCGGATGCCGACTGCCGCGACGTGGTCATCCAGCTCGCCGCCGTCGGCAAGGCGATCGACCGCGCCGGCTTCGCGGTGGTCAGCACCGCCCTGCGCAAGTGCGTGAACGGTGAGACGGATGCCGACGGCGAGCAGTCGATCACCGTCCCCGAGCTCGAGAAGCTCTTCCTCACCCTCGCCTGA